Proteins encoded in a region of the Sterolibacterium denitrificans genome:
- a CDS encoding DNA topoisomerase IV subunit B, translating to MAKQTYDESSFRVLKGLEPVRERPGMYTETSSPTHILQEVIDNAADEALAGHARNIHVKLHADGSASVTDDGRGIPVGLHPEEKIPVAVLAFTRLHAGGKFDKKAGNSAYAFSGGLHGVGVAVTNALSTRIEVEIRRDGKIHTLGFADGGEQVSPIDIVGEAGKQSGTRVRIWPDAKYFDSAKFNLATLERALRSKAVLLSGVAVQLDIEQADGSIASKSWHYADGIRGYLADLAGDAEPIAPLFSAERHVTEDGDYAIGEGAAWVLGWYAEGAPASESYVNLIPTSLGGTHESGLRAGVFEAVKSFAEHHALLPRGVKMQQDDVCGRMAFILSVRLLDPQFQGQIKEKLNSREAVKLVSGIVRDMLENWLNGHVEHGKAIAELAIRQALARQKSAQKIEKKKSSGVAVLPGKLSDCESEDIGENELFLVEGDSAGGSAKQGRDREIQAILPLRGKVQNAFEIDANQLYANREIHDIAVALGVEPHAPDAPDAVLANLRYGKLIIMADADVDGSHIQTLLLTLFYRHFPKLIDNGHVWIAQPPLYRVDVAAQGKGKPAKRLYALDDGELEAIQERLAKEKVAPNHIEVGRFKGLGEMNPQQLRETSMDPATRRMLRVTQRPGADEETRRMFSLLMAKGESGNRRTWMEQKGSAVEADL from the coding sequence ATGGCCAAACAGACTTACGACGAATCCTCCTTCCGCGTCCTCAAGGGACTGGAGCCGGTGCGCGAACGCCCCGGCATGTACACCGAAACCTCCTCGCCCACCCACATCCTGCAGGAAGTCATCGACAACGCCGCCGACGAGGCCCTGGCCGGCCACGCCCGCAACATCCACGTCAAGCTGCACGCCGACGGTTCGGCCTCGGTCACCGACGACGGGCGCGGCATCCCCGTCGGCCTGCATCCCGAGGAAAAAATTCCCGTTGCCGTGTTGGCCTTCACCCGCCTCCATGCCGGCGGCAAGTTCGACAAGAAAGCCGGCAACAGCGCTTACGCCTTCTCGGGCGGTCTGCATGGCGTGGGCGTGGCGGTAACCAACGCCCTGAGCACGCGCATCGAAGTCGAAATCCGCCGCGATGGCAAGATCCACACGCTGGGTTTTGCCGATGGCGGCGAACAGGTTTCGCCGATCGACATCGTTGGCGAGGCGGGCAAGCAAAGCGGCACGCGGGTGCGCATCTGGCCCGATGCAAAATATTTCGACAGCGCGAAATTCAATCTCGCCACCCTGGAACGCGCCCTGCGCTCCAAGGCGGTGCTGCTGTCCGGCGTGGCCGTGCAGCTCGACATCGAGCAGGCCGATGGCAGCATCGCCAGCAAATCCTGGCATTACGCCGACGGCATCCGCGGCTATCTGGCCGACCTGGCCGGCGATGCCGAACCCATCGCGCCCTTGTTCAGCGCCGAACGCCACGTCACCGAAGACGGCGACTACGCGATCGGCGAAGGCGCCGCCTGGGTACTGGGCTGGTATGCGGAAGGCGCGCCGGCCTCCGAATCCTACGTCAACCTGATCCCGACCTCCCTGGGTGGCACGCATGAATCCGGCCTGCGCGCCGGCGTCTTCGAAGCCGTCAAATCCTTTGCCGAACACCATGCGCTGTTGCCGCGCGGAGTGAAAATGCAGCAGGATGACGTCTGCGGCCGCATGGCCTTCATCCTCTCGGTACGGCTACTCGACCCGCAATTCCAGGGACAGATCAAGGAAAAACTGAACAGCCGCGAAGCCGTCAAGCTGGTCTCCGGCATCGTTCGCGACATGCTGGAGAACTGGCTCAACGGCCATGTCGAGCATGGCAAGGCGATTGCCGAGCTGGCGATCAGACAGGCACTGGCGCGGCAGAAGTCGGCGCAGAAAATCGAGAAGAAGAAATCCTCCGGCGTGGCCGTGCTGCCGGGCAAGCTTTCCGATTGCGAATCGGAGGACATCGGCGAAAACGAACTCTTCCTCGTCGAAGGCGATTCCGCCGGCGGCTCGGCCAAGCAAGGCCGCGACCGCGAGATCCAGGCTATCCTGCCGCTGCGCGGCAAAGTGCAGAACGCCTTCGAGATCGACGCCAACCAGCTCTACGCCAACCGTGAAATCCATGACATTGCCGTGGCTCTCGGCGTCGAACCGCACGCGCCGGACGCTCCTGACGCCGTGCTGGCCAACCTGCGCTACGGCAAGCTCATCATCATGGCCGATGCCGACGTCGATGGCAGCCACATCCAGACCTTGTTGCTGACGCTGTTTTACCGCCACTTCCCGAAGCTCATCGACAATGGCCACGTCTGGATCGCCCAGCCGCCGCTGTATCGCGTCGATGTCGCCGCGCAAGGCAAGGGCAAGCCGGCCAAGCGTCTCTACGCGCTCGACGACGGCGAGCTGGAGGCCATCCAGGAGCGCCTGGCCAAGGAAAAGGTCGCGCCCAACCATATCGAAGTCGGCCGCTTCAAGGGACTTGGCGAAATGAATCCGCAGCAACTGCGCGAAACCTCGATGGACCCGGCCACCCGGCGCATGCTGCGCGTCACCCAGCGCCCCGGCGCCGATGAGGAAACCCGCCGGATGTTTTCGCTGCTGATGGCCAAGGGCGAGTCCGGCAACCGCCGCACCTGGATGGAACAGAAAGGCAGCGCCGTCGAAGCCGACCTCTGA